The Candidozyma auris chromosome 1, complete sequence genome includes a region encoding these proteins:
- a CDS encoding DNA-directed RNA polymerase I subunit RPA43, with protein MGNAINGVKAQHLEPLVMKYNPQAKGVVLSYFNITLSQDRESSVKDGQAKLAKVNDSTPFTFLWATVDLLIWQPQPGDVLEGYIYMQTQSHIGLLVHDTFNASLKSKSIPQNWEFVPSQADEYGEEQGDSGNSKFRSYGYWTDENGTKIEGKIKFTVKTVHTSGKMVSLEGTLVSPESELDAQPVERRKSSTSAASAPATHVRFDEDSIEPPQVTEIPEAAADEVPTYDKDEEDDDDSSSDDSSD; from the coding sequence ATGGGAAACGCTATTAATGGTGTCAAGGCCCAGCACTTGGAACCGTTGGTCATGAAGTACAATCCTCAGGCAAAAGGGGTGGTGCTATCCTACTTCAACATAACGCTTTCTCAAGACAGAGAAAGTTCTGTCAAGGATGGCCAAGCTAAGTTGGCTAAAGTCAATGACTCTACTCCATTCACATTTCTCTGGGCTACAGTTGACCTTCTCATATGGCAACCGCAACCAGGTGATGTTTTAGAAGGTTACATTTACATGCAAACTCAATCCCACATCGGGTTGCTTGTGCACGACACTTTTAATGCATCGCTCAAGCTGAAGAGCATTCCGCAAAACTGGGAGTTTGTGCCCAGTCAAGCTGATGAGTATGGTGAGGAACAAGGCGATTCTGGTAACTCCAAGTTCAGATCATACGGGTACTGGACCGATGAGAATGGCACCAAGATTGAAGGCAAGATCAAATTCACTGTCAAGACTGTCCACACATCAGGCAAGATGGTCTCTTTGGAGGGTACGCTAGTCTCTCCAGAAAGTGAGCTTGATGCTCAACCAGttgagagaagaaaatcatccaCATCAGCGGCATCTGCTCCCGCTACTCACGTcagatttgatgaagattcCATAGAACCACCTCAGGTGACTGAGATTCCAGAGGCCGCTGCTGATGAGGTGCCTACCTACGATAaagacgaggaagatgacgacgacTCCTCGAGCGATGATAGTAGCGACTAA
- the MRS2 gene encoding Mrs2p, giving the protein MQSLLRSLRNTKKAPLLRSFHISLPRPKDPNLHKFSTPLWKSITDNVGSEELSSFHNMVQPIVPSDQFVSCTTFDAGGNVTGVSKRYPKMTFLKENNLFPRDLRKVDTSAIDVVPSIMVRPGKAIIVNLLHIKAIIQKDNVKVFDTADPKLASKLGIFMYDLEMKLKGPGTTPYEFKALESILISVLSYLEAELHAQKASCGLILSELEDHISRENVQQLLIKSKTLTSFFQRATLIRDVLETLLENDEDMTGMYLTTQQEYFAPSANNQQENPVNNFSDVEMILETYYTHCDEVVQQAGSLISDIKATEEIADIILDANRNSLMLFELKVTIYTLGFTVATLVPAFYGMNLKNYMEESIYGFGAVVVISIIQGILFTAWNFKRLHRVQKLTMMDHSPVHQVIKPTYYKSWWMRKRWWRKLMFGDQTKYHRPTNKERDVIWRMLSDDKLSK; this is encoded by the coding sequence ATGCAAAGCTTGCTACGATCGCTTCGTAATACCAAAAAAGCACCACTACTACGTAGCTTTCACATAAGCTTGCCTCGACCCAAAGATCCAAATCTTCACAAATTCTCCACACCTCTTTGGAAATCCATCACCGATAATGTCGGCTCGGAGGAGTTGAGCTCCTTCCATAACATGGTGCAGCCCATTGTTCCAAGCGATCAGTTTGTTTCATGTACGACGTTTGATGCTGGCGGCAACGTCACTGGTGTATCGAAGAGGTACCCTAAAATGACCTTTCTTAAAGAGAATAACTTATTTCCAAGAGATCTCCGAAAGGTCGATACATCGGCCATTGACGTCGTACCATCGATTATGGTGAGGCCGGGAAAAGCCATTATTGTCAACTTGCTACACATTAAGGCAATCATTCAGAAGGATAACGTGAAAGTGTTCGACACTGCAGACCCGAAGTTGGCGTCCAAGTTGGGGATCTTCATGTATGACTTGGAGATGAAGCTCAAGGGACCCGGCACTACACCGTACGAATTCAAAGCATTGGAGAGTATTTTAATTTCGGTACTCAGCTATCTCGAGGCAGAGCTTCACGCGCAAAAAGCAAGCTGTGGGTTAATTTTGCTGGAACTTGAAGACCACATAAGCAGAGAAAACGTTCAACAATTGCTCATCAAGCTGAAGACTCTTACAAGCTTTTTTCAAAGAGCAACGTTAATAAGAGATGTTCTTGAAACACTTCTTGAGAACGACGAGGACATGACAGGAATGTATTTGACAACCCAACAGGAGTACTTTGCTCCCAGTGCCAATAACCAACAGGAGAACCCTGTCAATAACTTCTCCGATGTGGAGATGATCCTTGAAACATACTACACCCATTGCGACGAGGTTGTCCAGCAGGCTGGCTCGTTGATATCCGACATCAAAGCAACAGAGGAAATTGCTGATATTATTTTAGACGCTAATAGAAACTCCTTAATGTTGTTTGAATTGAAGGTGACCATCTATACCTTGGGATTTACGGTTGCAACATTGGTACCGGCATTTTACGGtatgaacttgaagaactaTATGGAAGAATCAATCTATGGATTTGGTGCCGTTGTGGTTATATCTATCATACAAGGAATTCTCTTCACCGCATGGAATTTCAAGCGGTTGCACAGAGTACAAAAACTCACCATGATGGACCACTCACCTGTGCATCAAGTGATCAAACCAACTTACTATAAATCATGgtggatgaggaagaggtgGTGGCGAAAATTGATGTTTGGTGACCAAACAAAATATCATCGCCCTACGAATAAGGAACGCGATGTCATATGGAGAATGTTGAGCGACGACAAACTCTCCAAATAA
- a CDS encoding protein phosphatase regulator GIP4 produces the protein MKFQPLYFGSLDARTIQYKYAIYKLQRLVQAISELLNRVETSSGEIEHVVLVHYIVHLSSTLFAINEQKFGPRLAALENFKPVKTTAIAISPTVTHVPYDFKDVEVTPLSEMPSPDSTIQALKSLRYTAENCLEGYRKRLTNAEGEIGNENFCDDLDKLIASMMNPAVDIDISLQLAEMPIPAFNFPLDKEYSESSDGMEASLIDMDLHVLFVLTKSISSIIKSHKVPQNKFKELKAASKQNQEALLRAMPQSGYALHRVLVWALRLNDLYSIVRRFGRQIYLSNYQHLHDPKFLSHMPNVNAFKTQILKSVDELFTTAKKNGVLVATITRFIRLSTRVEITVKLIIEFFGFIGQSFTLVENLAKALDSLGKSWLACELNFRVAYGLPKKNLSLINDYLEREKLELLRKQNEKNLKDLALQKERANSAAVSPPPKQKATERMKNLMAQAERQESAKPESSKSQPPRPASPLKNLRTKTSSPVLRPAHSATRASSLNSANIPNVRAFNGTVGKRPSSQLFETASINSVDCATQGSGDTVDKNAAVNTTASGRRRSNSSPISFNAAAAALATNHNQADVSKESKTSLRSPTGSIRRAANFSRQSNAPNVTSPLASKTVKLTTLEESSEPESAVQKLTAQQKFALHLKEASKNGLIHSQQRESLSSVVFDPNNPSATKIYRPAETTKSPPLANDSAPRDDGAPTRAQVTKQNTQRNSMVIKDSAMLEVKPRESAESTTSTPNTVLSNTPTRDSASSAEGGVVIKKVRFTGVPEYSPEEDAPTRYSRKLMKNFAIFKQPLMSSRHSSLKSKDSMLKKEESFLLKQQQASPR, from the coding sequence ATGAAGTTTCAGCCGTTGTACTTTGGCTCCCTAGATGCTAGGACCATTCAGTACAAGTATGCAATCTACAAACTCCAAAGACTTGTTCAGGCCATAAGTGAGCTTCTTAACCGTGTGGAAACGTCCAGTGGAGAGATTGAGCATGTTGTCTTAGTTCACTACATCGTGCACTTGTCCAGCACGCTCTTTGCAATTAATGAGCAGAAGTTTGGGCCGAGGCTCGCGGCGCTAGAGAACTTCAAGCCGGTGAAAACCACCGCCATAGCTATATCACCCACTGTGACCCATGTGCCTTACGACTTCAAGGACGTGGAGGTGACGCCATTATCAGAGATGCCACTGCCTGACTCAACAATACAAGCGTTGAAAAGCTTGCGTTATACCGCTGAGAATTGCTTGGAGGGTTATCGGAAACGGTTGACAAATGCTGAAGGAGAGATAGGCAATGAAAACTTCTGTGACGACCTTGACAAGTTGATAGCGTCGATGATGAATCCTGCTGTTGATATCGACATCTCTCTTCAATTAGCGGAGATGCCTATACCTGCTTTTAATTTTCCTTTAGATAAAGAATACAGCGAGAGCTCAGATGGTATGGAGGCTCTGCTCATAGATATGGACCTTCACGTCTTGTTTGTTCTCACAAAGCTGATTCTGCTGATCATAAAGAGTCATAAAGTGCCACAGAATAAGTTTAAAGAGCTAAAAGCGGCGtccaaacaaaatcaagaggCTCTTCTTAGAGCCATGCCACAGTCTGGGTACGCACTTCATAGAGTGTTAGTGTGGGCCCTTCGACTCAATGATTTGTACTCAATTGTTCGTCGGTTTGGTCGTCAAATTTACCTTTCCAATTATCAGCACTTGCATGACCCCAAGTTCCTTTCACACATGCCTAACGTGAACGCATTTAAGACCCAAATCTTGAAAAGCGTAGATGAGCTATTCACAACGGCTAAGAAGAATGGTGTGCTAGTTGCAACTATAACGAGATTTATTCGTCTAAGTACAAGGGTAGAAATAACAGTCAAGCTAATTATTGAGTTTTTTGGTTTTATCGGCCAGAGCTTCACGTTGGTTGAAAATCTTGCAAAAGCACTTGACAGCTTGGGAAAATCGTGGCTAGCATGCGAACTCAATTTCAGGGTTGCTTACGGGCTACCCAAAAAGAACCTTTCATTAATAAATGATTATCTTGAGAGGGAGAAATtggagttgttgagaaaACAGAACGAGAAAAACCTCAAGGACCTTGCTTTGCAAAAGGAAAGAGCAAATCTGGCAGCAGTTTCGCCTCCACCGAAGCAAAAGGCTACGGAACGTATGAAAAACTTAATGGCCCAAGCGGAAAGGCAAGAGTCTGCCAAGCCTGAGCTGTCAAAGTCTCAACCTCCTCGGCCTGCACTgccattgaagaacttACGTACCAAAACTTCTAGCCCGGTACTAAGACCAGCACACAGTGCCACTAGAGCATCGTCTCTAAACAGTGCTAACATACCGAACGTTAGAGCTTTTAATGGTACTGTTGGGAAGAGACCCTCGAGCCAATTATTTGAGACAGCGTCTATCAATTCGGTGGACTGTGCTACGCAAGGCTCCGGTGACACGGTCGACAAAAATGCTGCGGTGAACACCACAGCTTCTGGTAGAAGGAGATCGAACTCTCTGCCAATATCTTTCAACgcggcagcggcagcaTTGGCTACGAATCATAATCAAGCGGACGTGAGCAAGGAATCCAAGACCAGCCTTCGATCACCTACCGGAAGCATTCGCAGGGCAGCAAACTTCTCTCGACAGAGCAATGCTCCTAATGTCACTTCACCGCTTGCATCAAAAACGGTGAAATTGACGACACTTGAAGAATCATCAGAGCCAGAGTCTGCTGTTCAAAAGTTAACAGCTCAACAGAAGTTTGCGCTTCATCTTAAGGAGGCAAGCAAGAACGGTCTTATTCACTCACAACAAAGGGAATCGCTTAGTAGTGTCGTCTTTGATCCGAACAATCCAAGCGCTACGAAGATTTACAGGCCAGCTGAAACAACTAAAAGCCCGCCACTTGCCAATGATAGTGCCCCTCGTGATGATGGGGCCCCAACAAGAGCGCAAGTCACCAAACAGAATACACAGAGGAATAGCATGGTCATCAAAGACTCTGCTATGCTTGAAGTGAAGCCTCGGGAAAGTGCCGAGTCTACCACCTCTACTCCTAACACGGTACTCTCTAATACCCCTACAAGGGACTCGGCGTCGAGCGCTGAGGGCGGAGTTGTTATTAAGAAAGTTCGTTTTACAGGAGTCCCTGAGTACTCTCCTGAGGAAGATGCACCCACCCGCTATTCTCGTAAActcatgaagaattttgcaaTATTCAAGCAGCCGCTCATGTCCAGTCGCCATTCCCTGCTCAAGAGCAAGGACAGCATGttaaagaaggaagaaagttTTCTTTTAAAGCAACAGCAGGCTAGCCCAAGATAG